One Mycolicibacterium doricum genomic window, CCGGTACGCCAAAGGGTGCCAAACGGAAACCGCCGCTGTCGCTGGCGCCGATCGGTGGCGTGCTGTCGCATGTCCCGTTCAAATCCGGTGAGGTGACCGTGCTTCCCGCACCGATGTTCCACGCGCTGGGCTACCTGCACGCCACGATCGGCCTCGTACTCGGGTCGACACTTGTGCTGCGGCGCAGGTTCAAACCGGCCACCGTGCTCGCTGACATCGAGAAGCACAGGGCGTCTGCGATCGTGGTCGTGCCGGTCATGCTGTCGCGGATCCTCGACCACATCGAGAAGATGGACAGCAAACCGGATCTGTCGTCGCTGCGGATCGTGTTCGTCTCGGGTTCGCAGTTGGGGTCCGAACTGGCGGTCAGGGCGACGAAGTACCTGGGCCCGGTCGTCTACAACCTGTACGGCTCGACCGAGATCGCATTGGCCAGCATCGCCCGCCCGCAGGATCTGCAGAAGAACCCGGCGACGGTGGGCCCAGTCGTCAAGGGTGTGCGCGTCAAGCTGTTCGACGAGAACGGCAAGGAGGTGCCTCGCGGTGAGGTGGGCCGCATATTCGTCGGGACCACCTTCCCGTTCGAGGGCTACACCGGCGGCGGCCACAAGCAGATCATCGACGGGTTGATGTCTTCGGGTGACGTCGGATACTTCGACGAGCACGGATTGCTCTACGTCTCCGGCCGCGACGACGAGATGATCGTCTCCGGCGGCGAGAACGTGTTCCCCGCCGAGGTGGAGGACCTCATCAGCGGCCACCCGGAGGTGGTGGAGGCCACCGCGCTCGGTGTCGAGGACAGGGAGTGGGGCCACCGGCTGCGGGCGTTTGTCGTGAAGGCCGAGAACGCGTCGGTCGACGAGGAGGGCATCAAGCGCTACGTCAAGGAACACCTGGCGCGGTACAAGGTGCCCCGCGAGGTGCTGTTCATCGACGAGCTACCCCGCAACCCGACCGGGAAGATCCTCAAACGCCAACTGCGCGAAATGTTCGTGGACCACTCGGGCGGCGGCCAAGCGAAGGCGCAATAGCGATCCGCCGTTATCCGTCGGCACCCTTTGTTGAAGCACGCCACCGCCCAGAAGCAGCGCTGGATGAAGGCGCCGAGACCACCGGCGAAGAACACCAGGGGGACGAGGACCGCGGCGACGAGCGAATGGTCGGCGGAGATCGCGTAGAACGCGAAGCAGAGCCCTGCGACCGCGACCACCGCGATGACGTACTTGACGGCCGCGCGCAACATCTGCGGGTTGCGCCACCGCTTCTCCACATCATTGGTCATGGGCACCGGTTTCCCGGCGCTCACGCGGGGAAACGGCGATGAGGCATCGGCGAAGGGAGCCACAGGTGGGGATCGCAGCGATACAGTCCCGGATCCGGGCAGCACTGGTGTCCTACGCGGCGGGGGATGCGGCCGGCGTGCCGTGGGAGGGTTGCGCGGAGGTTCCCCGCACCGGCATCGACGAACTGCCGCGCCGTGGGGACTGGCCGCCCGGCGCCACCTCTGACGACACTGCGTTGACCCTGCTGGTCGCCGAGTACCTGCGCGATCGCGGGCCGGTGGTGGACGAGGCGGACTTCCTGACCCGTCTGGCCGCCGCCGCACCACACATTCGCGGGATCGGGCCCAGCACCTCCGCGGCGGTCGAGCGTTTCCGTGCCGGCGGGGCGCTGCGCGCCGAGTCCGGTGACACGAACGGTGCCGCGATGCGTGTGCTGCCGATCGGGTGGGCGATCGCCGACGACGATCTGCGCCGCACGGTCACCACGGGCCTGTCGCAAACCACCCACGGCGCCGCGCCGGCCGTCGCCGTCGCGTGCATCGCGTCGGCCATGGCGTCGGCGGCAGTCGACGGCGCGTCACCGTTGGATGCGGCCGACATCGAGATTGATTGGGCCACCAGGAAATACACCCTGGTGGACCTGAGGCCCGTACGAGCCGCCGTCGAGGGCCGGTGGCGGCCGGGCGTGAACGGGGTGTCGCTGGAGGCCGT contains:
- a CDS encoding ADP-ribosylglycohydrolase family protein, with the translated sequence MGIAAIQSRIRAALVSYAAGDAAGVPWEGCAEVPRTGIDELPRRGDWPPGATSDDTALTLLVAEYLRDRGPVVDEADFLTRLAAAAPHIRGIGPSTSAAVERFRAGGALRAESGDTNGAAMRVLPIGWAIADDDLRRTVTTGLSQTTHGAAPAVAVACIASAMASAAVDGASPLDAADIEIDWATRKYTLVDLRPVRAAVEGRWRPGVNGVSLEAVDAVAAVVHAVRHALTRRLPTADALRYAVSLGGDTDTTAAIVGGILGGRAPRAPDIPWLDRAELPDSATLDGLSGALSALRLSTG
- the fadD2 gene encoding long-chain-fatty-acid--CoA ligase FadD2; this encodes MPNLTELPSQVATKTSQVATKTSQVATKTKLYLDRGAAELHYARKMMEAGALQLEPPQNVVAVVADMRRWGEFGMIPALNARRTPARRAVIDDEGEMTYAELDQAAHAVAHALLAKGIKGGDGVAILARNHRWFLVAVYGAARTGARIILLNSEFSGPQIKEVSEREGAKLIIHDDEYSKAVSRAQPECGYLRALGTNPDSDEPSESDAETLADIVAKGDKTPAPKAARHSSVVILTSGTTGTPKGAKRKPPLSLAPIGGVLSHVPFKSGEVTVLPAPMFHALGYLHATIGLVLGSTLVLRRRFKPATVLADIEKHRASAIVVVPVMLSRILDHIEKMDSKPDLSSLRIVFVSGSQLGSELAVRATKYLGPVVYNLYGSTEIALASIARPQDLQKNPATVGPVVKGVRVKLFDENGKEVPRGEVGRIFVGTTFPFEGYTGGGHKQIIDGLMSSGDVGYFDEHGLLYVSGRDDEMIVSGGENVFPAEVEDLISGHPEVVEATALGVEDREWGHRLRAFVVKAENASVDEEGIKRYVKEHLARYKVPREVLFIDELPRNPTGKILKRQLREMFVDHSGGGQAKAQ